The sequence CATTGACCATGACGGTCGAAGAAGCTTTCAAAGTCATAGTGTCGGGAGGGGTTGTGGCACCGGAGCCGCCCAGGAGGGATATTTCATTTTTCCGTCGCCCTGAACGAAATAAAGAGTTAAAAGCAACATCCACAGAAGGTAGTATTCGGCCTGAGCCGATTAATTCATCACAGGTTAGGGAGGATAAATGAGCTATGTCTATGAGCCGTTATTTGTTTACGTCAGAGTCTGTTACAGAAGGTCATCCTGACAAGGTAGCGGATCAGATATCCGATGCCATACTTGATGCCATTATGAAGGAGGACAAGAACTGCCGGGTGGCCTGTGAGAC is a genomic window of Thermodesulforhabdus norvegica containing:
- a CDS encoding S-adenosylmethionine synthetase N-terminal domain-containing protein — translated: MSMSRYLFTSESVTEGHPDKVADQISDAILDAIMKEDKNCRVACET